The genome window GCTTGGCCTCCTCTCCCTTGGGTGCGGGGTTAGGAGAACACCCCTGACCTAgttttttgtctcttttagaTCATCATCGGAACCTCCCCTACCTACGGGAGTTCCATCCTTATGAAACTTTGATTTGCACTCATTTCTCCAATGTTTACCTTTTTTGTAGCGAGGGCATAGGCCAGGAACCCCCTTTTTGGGTCCTGTTCTGTTTCCCTGCCTGCAATCTTTTTACATATGTCCTTCTTTCCCACATTGAAAGCAAGTAGGAGATTGGGTGGCCTTCTTGTCATTCCCATATGTCTGTTTTACATAGGCGCTAAATTTCTGTCCTTTCATTGCTGTGGCGTAGGCCATTCCTTGCACCACAACCCGTGAGGCATCTTGGCATGCTTTTATATAATCTTGCAgggtttctgtttttctgattggCCTAATCAGATCCTGACAGAGAGCATTGGCATTTTCCCAGGCTAACTGCTTTAAAAGAATGTCCGTTCCCTCAGAGGGAGGGAGCATTCTAGAAATAGCTTCCTCAAGTCTAGCTATATACTCTGGGTAAGATTCCTCAGTACCTTGTTTAATGCTAGCCAATGCTCCTCCTTTGGTTCCCCGAGGAGGAATCTTACACCATGATTGTACGGCGTTGGTTGTTATCAACTGCAAGATATCTCTAGGTATCTTGGTCTGAGATTGTGGGGTGGTGTAATCCTCTGTCTCCATAAGCATTGACATAGTGGGCTTAGGGCCACGTTTTCTGAGGGAttgtaccacagtttctttacTCTTGTCTTCATACTCAGTCCTCCAGAGGATATAATCCCCAGGGCTGAGAGTGGCTTTTGCGGTTTGCATCCAGTCATAGGGTGTTAACCAAGAGCTGGCAACCACATCCACTATCTGCAGTGTGTAGGGAGCAGAAGCCCCAACACTTTTCACTGCAGATTGCAATTCTTTTAACACCTTTAATGAGAGGGGCTCCCATACAGGACCCTCATCATCCCATGATTCTGTAACAGGAAACACCCCAAAAGAGGCGTCCCCCGTCCTGCGTGCCTCTGCCATGGCCCCTTGGAAGCCAACAGGTGGCAAAGGAGGATGCTTCCTGGGTTTTGGCACGGGCCGCTGATTGGCCGCAGCGCCAAGCACCTTAAGAGATCGGGGATTATCAGAGCGATCCTGATAATCGTCTTTCCATTCCTGCTCTGCTTGTTGATCATCAAGACCCCAATCATCATTATTGTCTTCTATAATAGTGTTATACTGTAGAGGAGGAGTAGAGGCAGTGAGCGGCATATACTCTCTCTCGTCTCCTTCCTCCTGGCCTACTTCCTCATAAATAGGGGATTCCCCCTGATCAGAAGCGGTTTCCCTGCAAAGTCCCTGAAACGGGGTTGTCTCTGACAAGAGATCCCTCAAATGAAACCATAATTGAAATGCTTGAGGGGGCAGAGTCTTTTCGCCATTGGTCTGTACATATTTACGCATTTCTTTCCCCACT of Peromyscus maniculatus bairdii isolate BWxNUB_F1_BW_parent chromosome 4, HU_Pman_BW_mat_3.1, whole genome shotgun sequence contains these proteins:
- the LOC121829188 gene encoding endogenous retrovirus group K member 5 Gag polyprotein-like, whose product is MSLCWSPAAEGLSGGLPLGGLRQVAPEQGPEGQVIFPSFLSSEIRYGSYQGAAVPPVKDHRLRVSNQGIMGHTLTKNEKMLVTMIQHMLTKSGFRTSVSDVEQFIEFLRKTSPWFVEEGSLTSDEWKRVGKEMRKYVQTNGEKTLPPQAFQLWFHLRDLLSETTPFQGLCRETASDQGESPIYEEVGQEEGDEREYMPLTASTPPLQYNTIIEDNNDDWGLDDQQAEQEWKDDYQDRSDNPRSLKVLGAAANQRPVPKPRKHPPLPPVGFQGAMAEARRTGDASFGVFPVTESWDDEGPVWEPLSLKVLKELQSAVKSVGASAPYTLQIVDVVASSWLTPYDWMQTAKATLSPGDYILWRTEYEDKSKETVVQSLRKRGPKPTMSMLMETEDYTTPQSQTKIPRDILQLITTNAVQSWCKIPPRGTKGGALASIKQGTEESYPEYIARLEEAISRMLPPSEGTDILLKQLAWENANALCQDLIRPIRKTETLQDYIKACQDASRVVVQGMAYATAMKGQKFSAYVKQTYGNDKKATQSPTCFQCGKEGHM